The DNA segment CTAGCATCTTATGTTCACTAGCTTCTCCAAAACTTTTCATCAATTTTCCTTTTGCCATTATAATTTCATAACTCTTGAATAGAAGACAACCTATGAAGCACTGAACTTCAATTTGGTTCACGTATCCATATCCGATATCGATATTCTTTGATACTTCATTGATTCGTATTCGTGGAGTATCCaggcctttaaaaaaaatatgaaaattcaatACAACTACTATGAGACATAAGAGCATGTATAATATAGAAATACAGAAGCATGCATTGtcccttgaagaatttaagAGATGAACgagattaatattatttttatagggAGTGATTTATGTTAACAATTatgtatagtttttatttacTTTGTTTGTAGCAATGTCCAAGTATGTTATTAATCTTGATTTTCAGaattgtaattatatatttattatgttttatgaattttaatacttatctatATCTTACACGTAtcgtattttatatatttaatttagaataattatattatcGTATAGGATATATATTGTATTTGTCATCATAGACAAGGACGGATTGAGAGGGAGCTAGACAGGAAGGGGCCATAGCCCCGACCCCCTCATGTTTTTTATGCCCCTCCCCTCATGTTTAGTTAACTATCGTAAAATTAGTGGGAAGATTTTAATAGAGAAAGAACAgctgtttgcattttttttttttaagaaagctGCTTGCAGttaattctttatatatagtattagtctataatattatattacagacatatttttatataacattGATAGTGACAAGATTTGATAACTATTCATTATTATGAGTTATTACATGCTGAATTTTTAGCAACAGTATTTTAAAACGAATTaagatttgtttcctttttattgtttgaaataaaaattttaatttatgtgtaTAACtagttaatgtattttttgtaaaagatattatttatcaaataattatttaatataaattcaatatttaaataattacaaaataagaaaaatatttagtgtGTGTTTAGTTTTATTTGTAACATTGGTTATGAGTTTAAAATTggttttgaatatattttcaaattggttGATTTAACACTAGAGAATAATTTAAAACTGATTTTAAGTTCAGAATTGATTTCacattaaagtaatttttaataatttttgcgttggatccaaaattttacttgaaAGTGTTAttctaacataattttttaataaaaaaaatcaaaacataacttcaaaatcaattttaacaaaataaattatatttaagatcaattttatcAATGCTCATTCATACGCATTTAGTTCCCCTTCACTGAATTTCTGGACTGGTCCCTCGTGATGACAACAAAAATGTCATGTAGGCAACTCCTTTGATGTGTTCttccttcattttattttcttcaactAAGTTGCGAAGGGATATAGTTGGTCACACAGGCAACTTGGTAATGTGTAACTACAACAGTTAATGTGAGAAGGAAATGTTTAGTAgcggtgaaaaataaaattgatgaaaGTTAAAAGAAGAATCATTTTGTGGTGAGTTTTATaagtttagaaaacaaataatatacaTAGAATTCAAAGATTAAATAGTTAGTCGATAGGAATTTCACGGATAAAGTAATTATTAGTActaatactaataaataattagtagTAGTACGCATTATCAAGTAATATAATAGTAGTGTTAGCACATtttaccaaaaaagaaaaaggtaacaGTAGTTAAAATCACATAagtaatataataaacaaacaagTTATAGACTCTTACACTGCATGAGTGCAGTAAAATTgtacaaataatataattttagacaCTCTAAGGGATATTAGTCTCTATAAGTAAAATCATTCAACAATTcctcaaatatttaaaaaaaaaaggaaaatgttaattttaatcaCCCTCAAATAGATTTTGATATGCACTTGAGAGaaacataataaattagtaattgTGAATTACccaaacataatatatatttattaaccaAAATTAGGAAGCTAATTAATGACAAACataatttcttatttgattacccaaaattatatatattcatttaaaaaataataaagatattgattgacttgatGTTTTGTATTTGTCTAAATGCTAagcagaaataattttataactgtTATCCACAcgtttaataatttatgtttttatttaaatattcctAAGGTAGagttttttacataaataaagatatacacagatttgtttcttttaaatgttaggaaaaaaatactatttttcttaCCTTTTCAACTATAagcattaataataaaaaaatgaaacaaaggttAAGGTCTTGTTAtccataaacatttattttctcaGTTTTTCAGTAATTAGATGGAATAACttccataaaattaattaaagtacaCGAGTTAATTTTAGCATactaaaaaattcaattcatttttattcttctttttcatagaTTGTATATAGAGAAATTTATGGGCATATAAGAAAAGAGTTGTTTTAGAAGAAGAGGACCCAACTTGTAAATTCAACCTATAAATATGGCTTGCGCTTCCCGCCATTTCAATCATCAACTTCTAACTGTTCGTTTCATTTAGCCAAAAGAAAGAATACCAACATACCAAGAGAACAAAGAGAAGAAGCAAAGAGACCTTCTACGATCATCAATGCCTGCCAAAGTTTATATTGTGTATGCAGTATGCTCACATTTTAACCTTTGTTGTCttctttaattgattctttatataTGTGTGCACTCGTGTGTTATAATTATAACTTGTTAATCATTATCTGACATGCATGATGCATGCTTCTCAATATGGAATTTCGTTCATTcggtttcttttatttcttcaatgggttcttaaatttgaaatcttttaGATTTCAATGTTCTTTGAAGATCTTGGTGTCTAACTTTGAAAGATATGATGCATTCTTGCTCTGCTTCTGTTTTTCCCTCTGTTCTGTAACGATACAATGGTTTGTTTGATCATTGGGGATGTTGAGAGATTTTCCATAGGAGCCTTGAATGCTGAAAGTCTTGTGCTTTTCTATTTTCCCAATTTGTAAGAAAACTTGATTGTGTTCCTGATTCATTGACTTTCTGAATCATTGAACATCTTCTTTGGTATTCCATCATTGCCATTTTCTATAATGAAAGCACATTTCAAAATTGTTACTCAATTAGAAAATAGGTTTTCAGAGCTTGACAAGTTGTAAGCTGTGTACAGATAATATCCATCTACAATGATTTGCAAATATAACAATCCACTAGTTCTTATTTGATATTTaactttccttttgtttttatccttttactGATAAACTATAACCTTGGTGTTTGCAGTATCTACCTTTTCATAATGTGATTTTCATTTCCTCTTTCTGTTGTATTGTCCCCAATAATATTGCTCAAtttcccttttcattttcatcttgtACTGAATTATTGACGATGTTTCTATCAGCTTCATTTACtgaacgatttttttttttttttgcaggtaTTACTCAATGTATGGTCATGCGGAAACACTAGCTAGGGAAATATTGCGCGGGGCTAATTCTGTAGAGGGTGTTGAGGCCAAACTGTGGCAGGTGTGTATATTTGTTACATTTAACACAATTCCTAATTCAATGCATTCTATTTAGTTATAGCATAAAATTGCAAATAGTAACCAACTAAAAGTCCAGTGCTAAACCTTATTCCTCTGTGCCTCTATGGAGCAGATAAATTTCATGAAATTAATCTGCATGTATTGCCCCAGTTGCAGTGGCTCCACTTTAGGTCGATAAATAGTTTTAAACTTAATATCATAGTTGCTGCCATCTGATCTGAATGTCACAAAGTTAGATTCAAACTTTCTGTTAGCTTGGTTCCTTCACTATAACCATATTTTACAATGGCCTTCTGACAGGAGAATTCAATGGCCTTAAGCCCTTGACTGATCCAATAATTTCATGTCCTAAGTTTTTCTATATGTTTTAGTACATAATTCATTTAGggaaaaatcaatttttcctGCCTTAACGCTTGATGTAACAAAACTTGTGACTGTAATTAATTTGGACACACATTTCAATCATGTTCAATGATTCAAAATCAACTCtatcaaattttaaacaaaGTCATCTAGTCTCTATGAATCATAGTATGAAAAAGACTTCCCAAATTTGCTCTTGCTAAATTCTAGAAGGGGATGCAAAAACCTGTTTCACATTCTCCTTTTCAAGAAGGCAAGTAAACATTTGCTCTTGCTAAATGCTGACTATATTGAACATTTCAACCTATGAGCAGATACCTGAGACACTGCCACCTGAGGAGCTTGTTAGGCTGAGAGCACCACCAAAGAGTGATGTACCAATCATTAACCCTTTTAAACTGCCCGTAGCAGATGGTTTTGTCTTTGGTTTTCCAACAAGATTGGGAATAATGGCTGCTCAGTTCAAGGCTTTCCTGGATTCAACTCAATATCTATGGAAAGCGCAAATGCTTGCGTGCAAGCCTGCTGGAATCTTCTATAGCACCAGTTGCCAAGGTGTTGGACAAGAGACTGCGCCGTAAGACCCTCTCTAATCTCAATGTAGTTTCTTAATCAATTCCTATGATATGATTGATGACTGAAATATTGTTGTTAGAAATTTAAGGGAATTCCTCTTGAGCATAGGAAGCCTCTTCTTTTCTAATAATGTGATGTCATACATGACTAGAGGAACAAAACATTTTATAATAAGTTGACATACCTTAATGAAGAGAATGAATTTTGAACTTTTCTTATTTCTATTTGAAGTCATTAAAACAGAAACAAGATTTTTGTATCTATAACTTCAGAAATGTCAACAATTCCAAGAAATTCAGTCTTTTAAGAACACTTCAAAGTGGTTAATTCTTTGGATAAGTTCTAATGTATGTTATTAATGACATATGTAGACTCACATATTGAACAACAATATCTTACCATTATGCACTAATGAGATTAGAAAATTCTGGAATCTATGACAGGTTTACTGCTATCACTCAGCTGGTTCATCATGGAATGATATTTGTTCCAATAGGATACACATTCGGTCCTGGCATGTTCGAGATGAAGGAGCCGAAAGGTGGAAGTCCTTATGGTGCAGGAACTTACATTGGTGATGGCTCTAGGCAGCCAACTGAGCTTGAGTTGCAGCAAGCATTCCACCAAGGGAATCATATCGCCACCATCATAAAGAAGTTCAAGGAAGATGCTCACCCAATTTTTACTCTACACAATAGAGGATATTGATTTGTGTTCTCTGTGCCTGAAATTTTCTATCTTCAGAAGAAAATTCTATGTGCTGAGTTCTATTTTTGTGTTATAGATATACTCACTGCTACAAAAAATCTGTTCAACGAAGGTCGTCGTCGGCGTTCAACGACGGTGAACGCCCGTCTTTAAATGCGACGTCGTTGTAGACGTCTGACCATTTACGATGGTCACTTTTCACCGTTTTAGAAGGACGTGATTCCTGCGATGGGGCTGACGTCACGGCCGTAGTTGAACCAGCGCCTTCGAAGATGTTGCGACGGCAGCAACGACGTGGAAACATTCGGTTTTTAGGACGGGCTTTAAATGCAACGACGTAGTAATATATAACTTCAAAGACGGTGGTTACGTAAGCGGTGAGTTCTGTCGCGGGTGAGGAAGACATAGATGTGAGTGGGGAAATCTTCAACTTCTCCGGCCCAACCATTGGGGGTGTCGTAGGAAGCAACAGCGGTCCAGGACCCGAGGGAGaaatgttggacattttagtgtaattgatctctttattctgttaaaataagagtgcacgcttgttttaatgtaataacgagatgttcggtttaggcaaaggttggaagttacatggaagttactaaaacttccatcaacggttggaagttacatggaagttactaaaacttccatcaacggcaatttttaaaaataaataacttccatcaaccgccaaaaaccacctgttctatgattataaataatcatcctggttcagaaagcacaAGATGtgaaaaacatacaagaccaaaacaaaactcttgaattataatcttctgattttatccgattgaacaattttggttgaaccccgaaatttgattcaatctgaaagtgtttatacacgacttcagatttatccaggattatctcgattttgaaaattaaccaacaaaagattgaatcaaatctttcgagatgacgaacgatagttcgaagatgacaagcaagtttgcgaagttggacaagtttgaaggacaggatttcagaagatggcagaagaagatgcactttctcttgacaacattgaatgtggtgtatgtgctgagtacaccgatgccggtgtatatggaaggcgaaactctggatcaaacaaggaagcgttcgaaatgggagaacgacgattacatttgtcgtggacacattctgaacggtatgtctgactctctctttgatatttatcaaaatgttgagtctgctaaggaattatgggactctcttgaatccaagtatatggcagaagatgcctcaagtaacaaattcttagttagtaatttctttaattacaaaatgattgattcgaggcctgttatggagcaatataatgaactgctgcggattttgggtcagtttactcaacatgatttgaaaatggatgaatccattgcagtttcatctataattgataaactgccttcttcttggaaagacttcaagcataccttgaaacatatgaaggaagagttgactctggttcaacttggcagtcatttcatgattgaggagtcgctgagggctcaggaaattgacaaagtcaataataaaaccgtagcaggttcctcttccgttaatatggtagaggaaagtggaacagttaagcaaaattacaatgctaaaggtaacaaacgaaaatttcaaggaaataagaacaaaggtccaaacaaatagacaaaattgtcatgttggaagtgtgggaaacctggtcatttaaagagggattgccgggtgttcaaaggaaagaacaaggctggtccaagtgggtctaatgatcctgaaaagcaacaaggtcagattgtagtgaataattttaattcgaatacgaattcaaattatgtatcactaatatctgatgcattctatgtgcaagatgatgacgttgcttggtggtttgattcgggagcaacaagccatgtgtgcaaagatcgtcgttggttcaaggaatttagaccaatcgatgatggctctattgtgaagatgggcaatgttgcaactgaatcaatcctaggattaggttgtgtgaatatagtttttacttccggaaaaagtttgtatttggataatgtcttatttgtacctggtattcgtaagaacttattgtctggtatggttttaaataattgtggtttcaagcaagtacttgaaagtgacaagtacatcttgtcaagacatggttcgtttgttggatttggttatcgttgtaatggaatgtttaaattaaacattgatgttccttttgttcatgaatctgtttgtatggcctcgtgtagttctataactaatatgacaaaatcagaaatttggcatgctagattaggacatgttcattacaaaagattaaaagatatgtcaaaaacaagtatgattcctccttttgatatgaacattgaaaaatgcaaaacttgcatgttgaccaagatcactaggaaaccttttaagggtgttaaaagtgagactaaagtcttagaccttattcatagtgatttgtgtgatttgcatgctactccatcattaggtcataaaaaaaata comes from the Glycine soja cultivar W05 chromosome 6, ASM419377v2, whole genome shotgun sequence genome and includes:
- the LOC114416270 gene encoding NAD(P)H dehydrogenase (quinone) FQR1-like, with protein sequence MYGHAETLAREILRGANSVEGVEAKLWQIPETLPPEELVRLRAPPKSDVPIINPFKLPVADGFVFGFPTRLGIMAAQFKAFLDSTQYLWKAQMLACKPAGIFYSTSCQGVGQETAPFTAITQLVHHGMIFVPIGYTFGPGMFEMKEPKGGSPYGAGTYIGDGSRQPTELELQQAFHQGNHIATIIKKFKEDAHPIFTLHNRGY